One window from the genome of Zonotrichia leucophrys gambelii isolate GWCS_2022_RI chromosome 27, RI_Zleu_2.0, whole genome shotgun sequence encodes:
- the LOC135458557 gene encoding olfactory receptor 6B1-like: MVQENGTHIHEFILLGFPTSRELQAVLFVIFLAVYLLTVTENTVIITLIITHPQLHKPMYFFLGHLAFLEACYISVTVPKLLLTLVVRNKSISLTSCMAQLYFFIALVCTECVLLAAMAYDRYVAICAPLHYALAMGHRACLQLATASWLLGFLIAVLKVSFISQLSFCGPGVINHFFCDISPLLNLSCSQRRLAEMVDFISALFTLLIPLSVIIVSYTCIIRTVLLIPKAQNRKKAFSTCASHLAVVITFFSATLFMYARPRRADSRDLNKLVSIIYTIVTPMLNPCIYCLRNQEVKDTLLKVLCSRTALSRVSASDH; encoded by the coding sequence ATGGTACAAGAAAATGGCACCCACATCCATGAGTTCATCCTCCTGGGATTCCCCaccagcagagagctgcaggctgtgctgtttGTCATTTTCCTGGCCGTGTATTTGCTGACTGTCACCGAGAACACGGTCATCATCACTTTGATCATCACCCACCCCCAGCTCCACAAGCCCATGTACTTCTTCCTGGGCCACCTCGCTTTCCTTGAGGCCTGCTACATCTCAGTCACCGTTCCCAAGCTGCTGCTCACCTTGGTGGTGAGGAACAAGAGCATCTCCCTCACGAGCTGCATGGCCCAGCTGTACTTTTTCATCGCCCTGGTGTGCACTGAGTGTGTCCTGCTGGCTGCCATGGCCTACGACCGCTACGTGGCCATCTGCGCCCCGCTGCACTACGCCCTCGCCATGGGCCACagggcctgcctgcagctggccaCGGCCTCCTGGCTGCTTGGCTTCCTCATAGCTGTGCTCAAGGTCTCCTTCATCTCCCAGCTCTCCTTCTGTGGGCCTGGTGTGATCAACCACTTCTTCTGTGACATCAGCCCGCTGCTCAACCTCTCGTGCTCCCAGCGGCGCCTTGCTGAGATGGTGGATTTCATCTCGGCCTTGTTCACTTTGTTGATCCCCCTCTCTGTCATCATCGTTTCTTACACCTGCATAATCAGGACTGTTTTGCTCATCCCCAAGGCTCAGAACAGGAAGAAAGCCTTCTCCACATGTGCttctcacctggctgtggtcatCACTTTCTTCTCAGCCACCCTGTTCATGTACGCTCGGCCCAGGCGTGCAGACTCCAGGGATCTCAACAAGCTGGTTTCCATCATTTACACCATTGTCACCCCAATGTTAAACCCATGCATTTActgcctgaggaaccaggaggtGAAGGACACTTTGCTGAAGGTCTTATGTAGCAGGACTGCCCTCTCCAGAGTTTCTGCCTCTGACCACTAA
- the LOC135458311 gene encoding olfactory receptor 6Y1-like encodes MGGRNETKLMYFILLGFPTTGEQQLLLFSALLLVYLLTVLENFLIILIIRNNHSLQKPMYFFLGNLSFLEIWYVSAIEPKMIRDVLSHDKRISFQGCMAQLHFFVTLVCTEYVLLAVMAFDRFVAICKPLRYPLIMSHKLCAQLVAACWMCGLTTSSIKLGFIASLSFCDVDKINHYFCDISPLLNISCSDSSSAELVDFTLALLVIMLPLCAVVASYICILFTVLKIPSSQGRQKAFSTCSSHLTVVVLFYSTTLFTYARPKLMYTYRANKLVSVLYTVVVPLLNPLIYCLRNKEVRVAMRKTFTCRRDTKEIN; translated from the coding sequence ATGGGAGGGAGGAATGAAACCAAACTCATGTATTTCATTCTCCTGGGCTTTCCCACCACCGGtgaacagcagctgcttctcttcTCCGCTTTACTTCTGGTTTATTTATTAACTGTGTTGGAAAACTTCCTCATCATTCTCATCATCCGAAATAACCACAGCCTGCAAAAACCCATGTATTTCTTCCTAGGGAATCTGTCTTTTTTAGAGATCTGGTATGTCTCTGCCATTGAGCCAAAGATGATCAGAGATGTCCTGTCCCATGACAAAAGGATTTCATTCCAGGGCTGCATGGCACAGCTGCATTTCTTTGTGACTTTGGTTTGCACTGAGTACGTCCTGCTGGCCGTGATGGCCTTCGACCGCTTTGTGgccatctgcaaacccctcaGGTACCCCCTGATCATGAGCCAcaagctctgtgctcagctggtGGCTGCCTGCTGGATGTGTGGTTTAACCACCTCTTCCATCAAGCTGGGCTTTATAGCCAGCCTCTCCTTCTGTGACGTGGACAAAATCAATCATTATTTCTGTGACATTTCCCCCCTCCTGAACATCTCCTGCAGCGATTCCTCTTCGGCCGAGCTCGTGGACTTCACCTTGGCCCTGCTGGTCATCATGCTGCCTCTGTGCGCTGTGGTGGCCTCCTACATCTGCATCCTCTTCACTGTGCTGAAGATTCCTTCTTCCCAGGGGAGGCAGAAGGCTTtttccacctgcagctcccacctgacCGTGGTGGTTTTGTTCTACTCCACCACTCTTTTCACCTACGCCCGCCCCAAGCTCATGTACACCTACCGTGCCAACAAGCTGGTGTCAGTCCTGTACACGGTGGTTGTGCCACTTCTGAACCCTCTCATCTACTGCCTTAGAAACAAAGAGGTCAGGGTTGCCATGAGGAAGACTTTTACTTGCAGAAG